aagcagtcacactgctttgaccatacagccacatgtatagaggaattaagtcttcttgctctcactagcagcagacttgatgcactacattatcttcaggatactctctAGCAACCCCTTTACTGAtacccatccactgactcttctaacTGAAGGGGGCGGCCCTCACTCGACAGGCTCCAAAGatacagatctgtactcacagtaggcagaatcagatccttcctggtgtctcccttccagtcagctctgcaggaccccTGGGTTTAGCTTCTCTCTCTCTAGGCCCTTGGGTCAACCACTCAGGCCTGCATGACCACCTGTGCGGAGGAGAGGGCAGCCGCTCCCTCCCTCCTGGACTATGTTTCCCAGCTTAATTCACTCTGAGCACATGTGACGGGGCTTTAAATACAGTAGCCCAGCATGCAATGCAGCAATTctcctctgccaattgccaggactgtaacaaagcctgtccactcacttgtcaggtcccctctCACTGTTCAATTTTCCaccctattggaccagtgggggacagtcaAACAAGCTGAGCTACACCTGAGAaaaatgagcagacctaaccaatagatcctgctccctggtaggcagagatcaccctaagttttacctgaccatcttcctggtaagcagaaagatcaaaaactatactctcttctagcacctacctaggagggtgccacACTGAGCATTAGGATCACAGTTTTGGTGATGTTAATATTTAAAAATAGAAGTAGTTAGACTGGGTTTATTTTGGAGTTGGGTTATTTTTAGTTAATACTTCTTTTCACATATGATgctttatttttttaggtttgttTAGGTAGTCTCTGTCTCTTTTGTGTGAATTGTATTCGAAAAATTACATATTGGTATTTAGTTGCTAAACATTCCCTGTATTAAAAGCCAAGTTTGGAGGGAgccacttaaagtataactaaaagcaaaacttttgtttttggatagagtggagagggtttgGAACATCTGGCTGATCTGTATTGCGGTCTGTGCaccaattagggagattcaccctctctattgtcCCGTTTACTGCAGTCAATGAGAGTGTAaggaaatcccaaatgttgggttgttacaaaaaaaatagaagggaaatgttcttttggggacactggttctggtgacaatcCAGGAATccctcattttggagagatttcctcccacttcctgttatgGCTATAGGACAAGTCGTGGagggaaatctttccaatgggatacagatggcatcTCCATATGGAGTTATGAGCATCCCTTACtctattgaaaatgaaaaaagttttgcttttagctcTACTCTAAGTACCATGTGTTAGATCTTGAGGGGCAGGATTGCACAAGGATTATGCGCTGAAATCACTTTTTTAGTGAATAGATAGAGTAGTGTGAATGTAGACTGGTAGTGTTGTAAATACACCGAGCAAAATTTTAAACGCAACACTTTTtcatttgcccctatttatcatgagctgaactcgaCTTTATCTATGtatacaaaaggcctatttctctcaaatattgttcacaaatctgtctaaatctgtgttggtGAGCACTTTTCCtatgccgagataatccatccacctcacagatgtggcatatccagatgctgattagacagcatgattatggcacaggtgtgccttaggctggccgcaataaaaggccactctaaaatgtgcagttttatcacactgcacaatgccacagatgttgcaggTTTTGAGGGAGTGTGTAATTGGCATGCTgattgcaggaatgtccaccagagctgttgcccttgaattgagtGTTCATTTCACgaccataagctgtctccaaaaGCGTTTCAGAAAATTTGGCAGTACacccaaccggcctcacaaccgcagaccatgtgtaaccacaccagcccaggacctccacatccagcatcttcacctccaagatcctctgagaccagccacccgaacagctgctgcaacaatcggtttgcataactaaagactttctgcacaaactgtcataaACTATCTCAGGGAAGcccatctgcatgctcgtcgtcctcattggggtctcgacctgactgcagttcattgtCGTAACTGTCTTGAGTGGGAAAATGCTCATTCAATGGTGTCTGAgtgatgaatcccggttttcactgtacagggcagatggcagacagtgtgtatggcattgtgtgggtgagcggtttgctgatgtcaacgttgtggattgaGTGGCCCGCGGTGgtgttatggtatgggcaggcatatgctatggacaatgaacacaggtgcattttattgatggcattttgaatgcacagagataccatgacgagatcctgaggtccattgttgtgccattcatccacgaccatcaccttatgttgcagcatgataatgcatggccctaTAATGCTTGgccccctggaagctgaaaacatcccagttcttgcatggcaagtatactcaccggacatgtcacccattgagcatgtttgggatgctctggatcggcatcTAATCAGCATCTTCATATGCCTTATCTCGGCAATGGCgaggtgctcactaacacagatttagacagatttgtgaacaatatttgagagaaataggccttttgtgtaaatAGAAAAAGTCggagatctttgagttcagctcatgataaataggggcaaacacaaaagtgttgcgtttataattttgcttagTGTATATATTTAGACACTTTagtcaaagcagcttcattatataTTCTCTTTGAAGTTTCCATTTATACTGACTGAGATATTAATTTGCCCATACAGGCTATATATGCCATCCTTAGGACATGTCATGCTGATAACAACATCTTTCCGTGTGGTCACATACTTTAGCAAAGTGAACAAGGGAACAGAAAATGCAGTCTCAAACATCAATGTGTATTCTAGGCATTGCTAAATTTGGACTGTAGAGTACAATATGATGTTCCTTGTTTGTAGGGAAAGTCCCCCCTATAGAAATCTCTTTAAATTAGTCATTTGTGGTATTTAAGGATTATCTTTGATATTATGTcatgaaaaagataaaaaaaaggacATGCAATACCCAGAATGAAGCTTATCAGAAGTGTCCAATTAGATACCAATCATTTATTCCAATGAAAGGTTAAAACTAATTATTAATTGGTTGCTAAGCATTTAATTTACTCCACttataaataaaaagtatatagGAAAAATTTGTGGTAGGGTTCTTGCATACTTTGTAAAGCACCGCTTGATTTGTCAGCATTATATAAATAATGacatcaaagtggttgtaaacctcagacatgaaatataaacaaagcatttccctctatagtgtgtacttgtctcaattaggagcactaaggaggttatttactaaaactggagagtggaaaatctggtgcaactctacaGAGAAACCAATCAGTGTTACGAAATCTcccccttagagcccattcacacaggggcaactttggatccgacttcaagtcgccccaagtcgcccctagtcgcctcaagtcgcgctacacgaaaaaatcaatgtaagtgaatggatccgtcttaatgcacactactgcagtagctccgacttcagaaaaggttcctgtactacttcaatccgacttgaaggcaacttgtacccattgatttcaatggaagttgcctccaagtctgatcactgttcatactgaggcaactttacaggaagcagaaaagaaacagaaagtaatttcctccactaaacagccagccccctccttctcacacacagctgataagctctgattggccacttgtaaagttccctgtcctggaggcgacttcaagatGTATTGTAAATTGACCCAAGTCgggctgtgattcatactcaagtcgtgtccaagttgcctcccaaagtcgttctggaagtcgtgttgcccctgtgtgaaagtGTCAATTCGGTCTGCTGCATTCTTTCTCtgatatcagcatgagtcacttctgaaaagttttcctgacatcaagagaaaaatgctgacaggggagggacctccagcagattgacagcctcagttctgttcctgtgtactgtgtgaagCAGCTCTCATCCGCTCTCAtaactcttctcactgagctctgcagagtgtaatttcagctctccgccccctttttttctgaactctcagaccaCCCTTATAAATGCAGCACTTTGAACAAACGTAGAGAAGACAAgacttcagataaacaggtacaacttatgtaggaggatttgtttaatctctgtgtatcacctaaagacagtcacttcattgggtatatggaagggtttacaaccactttaaataaaaattgCCATTCAGTGGTAATGTTTACAATATAGTACATATAATGAGCATTCATATATTACTTAGAAAATATTTCACATGCTGGAATCCTATTTCTAATTCACTGTGCTTACCGAGTACTTTCCCTTGTAAGGATAGCTTTTACCAGTTTGGCATTAGGATTCAGACATTTTTCTTCTCCATTCTTCAATTTAGCACTGCAAATGAAAAGACGTAATGATCAATTGTTTTTGTGTGCTGGTACAGGTCTAATATAATGGCTTGAACATTCATGTATACATTTCTTCAATTTTTAATTTGTCTCCCAGTAAATGGGACAGAGATAGCATCATAGAAGGAAtcataaaatgtgtaaaaaaacaaaacaaaaaaaaacctggttcaGTCAATGTCCATATATATATTAAAACCCAAATTTGCTATTATCCTCTAAAGCTGGTCTGTAACaaagattttaattttttgttgggTTGTTCCTCCCAGGTGGGGAAAGGGGCCAGTTGGAGTGCAGAAAGGTGTTGAAAGAAGAATAGGGAGCTCACTTCCCCGGAGGGAACCTTGCAGCAGAGTGTTAGGCCTATGAAGACAGCTGTAGCCGTGGATCAGTATGGACTATGACTATACAGCATCCTCTCATGATAGCCTTCATTGGGAATCTAATGCACATAAATGGTGTGTCTTAAAGATGTGTCACAGACAGTACCTTTCTCATGGAATGAACATACCCAGTTATGTGGAAGAACACTGTAGCATGTACATGGACTGTGCCTGGAAATATATTTTGTAACTTTGTTTAATAAAGCTGTTGAGTAAAGTAATGGACGATAAATAATCCTTGCCCTCAAATATGTTCTGCAGCATGGAAGTAAATGCCCTCAATTAAGTGGCAGCATGGAAGTAATTGCAAATGCGCCAAGGCTGCTGGTGGTCAAGTCCAGCAGGTAAGCCTTACAGTATACTATATGATAACAGAACTGTCTACAACCTAATCTCAGCCAATgaaaacaggtgtataggcgcAGAAACTTTCCCACATAAAAGATCcgcccggtgctcagaccttgaggctgctgacacctccaacataccacaataaggaaagggatggtcggcactcaggatgacatccaaaatagtatttcatACTATGACTAAGGACTAACCTTCAAAACGCGTAGGCAGTTTTACAGCTTTGTacttaataaagaaatactattttggatgttatCCTGAGTGCCgcccatccctttccttattctaaTCTCAACCAATACCTAGGGAAAAATAAATGTGTGCTAACTGGTTCAAGGTTCATGTTGGTGGTGGTGACTGGGCAGATTCCTCCAGAGCAGAGGTCGTGATATCTGCAAACCCGTGTAACATTGGCCTCAGATATGAGTGGCGACTTCCCAGTAACCACGCCTGTAACCACAATATCATGAGGCCTCTGTATTGACAAGAACTGTATGCTCCTATTGAGGCCTGAGACATGGAACCAATGAAATGCTTATACTTTGGAACAAGGGGAGGCTAGTTTGGGGTTTCGGCCCACTGTTCAACAAAAGCTGTAAACCACCTGAGGCCCCTTTAGGAGTGGTAACTGGCTTAACAACCCAAACACTTGGGTGCTTCCTACCGTCTTCACAATTTGCAATCTTTGTACAAtcgtaaagtgtatgtaaacattttttttttttcattcaggatagagtaagggagggttaggaTCCCTgtcttttttattgtttgttttgtttttactgtcTGGGTCCCAAAGGagaaatttctcttcacttcctgtcccagtgaagtAAAAAGAAATCTCTCCAGGGGGAGAAATACCTTAGACATTTATCATAAGAGTCCCCATCGGAAGATTTACATTTCCAGGGACAATTGTTTAATTTTTGGATTTGTCATCATTTTCTGTATTTTATATAATGGTACCcaagataaatagagagggtgaaagaAAAAAGTTTCCACTTTACATACAAGTCAATGAGAATGCAAAGGCAGCTCAGAAAGAAGTCAGAAGGCTAAGTGGTGGCATCTGAACATGTAGTCTAAGGAAAAAAAATATCTCAGATAACTGATGTTCAGGTAGAGCCAACCAGTCAGTGTCTCTGTATGAGTTCTGATCCTTCCAGCCACTTCTTTTAGTTCTTTGTCAAAAACCATGACCACAGGAAGAACAAGCCCTCATTTCAGGGCCTTCGTCTATAGATATAATGTCACAGGAAGGAAAGATGAGGGTTATACAGGAAGTGTATATTTGAAAGGTCATATGAAAACCTCCTTGGCTTTGGTATCTCTCCTGAGAATGTTgggaattttaattttatttggggCTTCTTTCTAAATCGGTAAATGTGACAGTCACCAAACATTCACTCTAAGTGAATTATCACAGTTATTTAAAACAAATGCACCAGGAAAATATgagtaaatgtttggtgaatgaCACATTCACTGCTTTTTAAATTTGCCCCTTACTGTTTTGTAAAACTATTACACATTTAAATAAGCAAACAGCCGCCATTTGCTCTTTTCTTGTTGATAGATCCCCTTCAAAGGCTCTTGTAAAATTTTTgctagacattggggttgatttactaaaactgaagcgtgcaaaatctagtgcagttgtacatggtagccaatcagcttcaaatttcagtttgtttaattaagctttgacaaaaatctggaagctgattggttcctatgcagagttaCACCAGATTTTTAAGTAAACCAACCCCATAATGTGACGGATTTGCGTGGTCTTCTTTTCTGCACATTGTTAGCCATGAACAAAATTATTTCATTTATAACCCTTACATTGATCCCAGATTCTTCAAAACCAATAATAACTTACACAACTTCCATCTTCTCACATCTGGAACTTTCTGGAAACACCTCAAATTTTCTTATTTGCTTGATATCAACAGAATTGGAAAGGCGTCCAATGCAATGGCAACGTCTTCTCCCTAAAGGTGACATTCCTAGAAAAGAGGATTATccagcattaaccacttgacctccagaagatttacccccccttcatgaccaggtcatttggGATGCGgcactatgttactttaactgacaattgcgcggtcgtgcgacactgtacccaaataacatttatgtaatttttttcctacaaatagaactttcttttggtgatattttatcaccactgctttttttattttttgcatcataaacaaaaaagacagacaattttgaaaaaaaaaacaaaacaatattttttactctctgctataaaacatataaaattaaaaaattaaaaaacttgaatttcttcaaaaatgtaggccaatatgtattctgcaaaaaaaaaatcccaataagcatatattgattggtttacatgaacgttatagtgtctacaaactatggaatatatttatggaatttttatgtatttattttttaattttgtaatggTGGCgctcagcgacttatagcggtacagcgatattgcagcagacaatcggacactatctgacaattttgacactttgctggaactagtgacactaatacagttattagtgctaaaaatatgcactgtcactgtactaatgacactggctgggaaggggtttaaaCATGTAGGACGATCAAAAGGTTAACTTTgtacctaaccagtgtttttgtgtaccgtatgtgctgcttttactaggggagagATGGtgtttattccctgctttgcatgaACACAAAATTCAtccctttccccctgtcagaacgaagatctgccttgtttaaatagaaAGAGCTTCATTCTGAATCTCCACCTGACGATCGGTGGGTGCCGACGAACATCGAGTGCCCGGCACTCGCAGAtttgcttctgctgtgaataatcatgCAGCGCGAGCGCCGCCTGCAGGCGGAATTGCAGgatcatgtgtgtatgtgtgtatgtatgtatatatatatatagatatagatatatatctatatatatatatatgtgtgtgtgtgatctggCATCTGGCGCAGAGctgctttttctattttttatttttctcctacctaaaacacactgacaccgatgctgattaaaaaaaaatcctgttcaaaatatactgaccctgacctttgatctTGACCATGATCTTTGACCCTtatttgacccaaacactaaccctggcagtgacctagatcaaaccttgacctaggtaattttcttttatttttttattatttaatttatttatacatttttatttttttctgcatggaAAGACAAAGATAAATTGCATCTatctctccattcacagaaagaaaaaataCAGGGGCGGGcgtcacagtgactgatcactgtggcagccaatcataggctaccacagcgatcaggtgacctggtaTTGGGGGACCCGGGTCCCGGTCGCTAGAACCGGGCCCAGGTTTCCCgttgagaccccagtctctgtggtGGTAGTGcggcacactcccagcacaaagggagatacgcctATATGCGGCCCCACGGAGAAAAGGCCAGTTCcctgaggccgcatatatgtgttacgtcggcatgaaggggttaaagtataactgcagctgatttttttttttttttcattttatatagggTAGGAAAGAGTTAAAaccattgtcagttttttttttttttagctgtctgtgtcTCATCAGTAAGATTTCcaactcacttcctgtcttgttggCTCAACTGGAAGTTGGAAGATATGTTTCCAATTTGTGGGAATTTCTCTCTTAGGCAGTTGTCACAGAAACAAGTGTTCTCTTCAGGACATTTCTTCTCTATTCCTGTCCTGGTGGCAACCTAAAATTTTTGCTTTACACTATACTTTTATTCCTCGTGACATTGAAATAACCCCTTACCACTTTATCCAGAgctaaaaaatgtttgcctttagttattggAGCTGGAGCTTTTATGTACTTTTTAGACTCCCTTTTTATAATTTTACTATGTGGTTGTAGTAGTATGTATATTTTGTAATATGTTTACTTGGCTATTTTAATTGTGCTAAAGGAAATGTTATGTGTTTTTCTATAGGTGGCACTATTGCTTCTTTCCTACCTTCCTTAGGGAACATAACAAAGGTGTTATGACTCATTAAAAAAACAATACAGTCAATACCGGCAAAAAATTTAAGcctttcttttctattgtttttacaCGCACTCTGCTCAATACAGCCTTGAACCAAAATGCAGCCCTTTGTTCCTCAGATGGACATACTCTATATGAAATTTTAtactataaaataattttaaattgtCCCTCTTCAGTAAAAGGTATTGGGCTTATTTTACACCTGTGGCCAAGGGGCTGTAAAAATAAGTGGTTGAGCTGCAATTTACTGCCCTCTAACCAGTAACCACCCATGTTACAATGGTGGACAGGCAAGTTTGTACACACATTATCTCAATGCATATGACCCTAAATGCAAGTACCGCTTGCTACAGCCTTTAGTCCTGTCaagctgcagtatatttcagtctgGCTTAGACTTTGTCAGGCTGCAGGcacatacctctcaactttctgaAATGACAATAAGGGTGCCTTTTTTGCGCACAGTATGCAGGCAAAGGACAGGCTCCTGCCACGGCCCTGGGTTACACAAACTGCAAAAATCTAATGTACAGAAAATGATTGACTAAACCACACAAGTGCTTTTGTatcctttatttttctttatattggctttttaaagtAACACATGCAGTAATAGTGGGGTTGGAGCAAAGGTTTAGCCTGGCTTCACACTGTAGAAGCGCCAGTTCCcccatcgcatctctcccgcaggcaattcacactgccctctgcgaactgctgtgggtgtcaatacaatattaatgacaccccccagatcgattcacagatcgcagtgcaaactgtgaattcggacaggaatcggatggcatgggtgagaacacccatgccatccgattccagtgcggggggaaaaaaagtccctgcactttttttttttttttgtatgcgaatccaatgcgagttcagccatgcaactgcatggctgaactcgcactgcacagacatcgcatatgaTCAGCACCTGCAGTGTGGGTGCGAATCACGTGCGATGTCTGagatcgctatagtgtgaacccgggcttagtgcacaataacactttttgatagaaaagTTATGTATTTTGTACAGAACTGTGCACATTTGGCCAAAATAAGGGACAACTGAGGCTGCACGAGAGGCAGAGGGATTTGGTCTCAAAGgaaggacagtccctccaaatgaagACAGTTGGGAGTTTTGCTGGCAGTGGGGGCAAACGCTGCACCTGTACCTCCTGGGTGCATTAAAACAATGGGATTGGACACACACAAGCTAAACGCCTCATGTGCAAAGGGACTAAAGGGTTAGGCAGGTGTTATTTCTGTGCCCCTGTTGTGAGCTTTAACAATTAATATATCTACAATGCCTATAGATACAATGCTAAATTAGTGAAGAGCTTTTACTGCTCATTCCGAATATATAAAAACGTTAGtgtgcatagtctgggcacagatTCCCCTTAATATACCAATAGAAAGATACATTTTCTAATATTATTGCTCAACACTGAAAACCTTGGATTATACCAAGAAAACCCATTTCTAGGGACAAACTTCTCGTTCAGGAACCGGTCCTGGAATTCAGCAGGTACAGTAATTATTTaagctatatacatacatacatacatacatacatacatacttaaaCAATCTTAATAAGTGCAGTCAATAGTCACATGTTTCGTAAAATATTGATTGTGCCACTTaccttgcacgcactgaagaatgAGCAGTGAGCACAGGAGAGCAATGAATTTTCCGTCCATCATGTAGAACACGGCTTACCTGGACTAGAAGAAAGCTTAACACTGCTAGCAGGATGAAGATATTTATATGATTAGAATCCACCCACAAATCAGAAATCTCCCTGGGGAAACCCCAAAAAATGTCAGGCTCAATGGGACTTTCTCTCATTCACTAGTTCTCATTTTCTTGGAAACAAGTATGTTTTCATTAAATGAGTTGCCTCATTCATGCAGACAATAAAGAAAGACTGGGAACATAGAAAGAGGGTGATAGGTTTGAGAGAAGTCACATTTTTATCACATAACCTAATATTTTCGTTGTATGCAGTCTAGTGTTATAAGCCGGTGCCATACCGCAACAGTATCATGTTTGTTGTCTGATTGTTGTAACATTTCTGTATGACTTTCTTCAAGGCTGCCCAGATTTGTGGACATTTCTGACCCCTGTGCCCAGTTGTGGACATAATGACCAAAGGGCCTCTGTACAAGAACAATGTTTGCCCCATATTAAACTACAGCTCAGTTAGAAACATGTATTCACTTTTATGAAGCAAACTAGTGTCAAAATGAGATGCTCATCTATTGGTAATCAGGCTGCCTCTCATTTTGCAAAGTATATGCAGCAGTTTTTTGTTGTGTATTTGCAGGAGGCATAACTAGGACTGTGAAGGACCTGGGGCATCCACATCGAAGAAAGTACCAATGAGGCTCGTGTGGCACAGGGGAATGGCGGGTGCGGACTCATTGCGCTAagggtgggaggggcttaaaggggggTATAGTTATATAAAATTTGAGCCTACTCACTGTAAACATGTcacacatacagtgcatctgggaagtattcacagcgcttcactttttccacattttgttatgttgtggccttattccaaaatgtattaaattcattatttacctcaaaattctacaaacaataccccatgacaACGTGaagaaagtttgtttgaaatgttttcaaatttattaaaaataaaaaatgaaaaaaaaaaatcacatgtacataagtattcacagcctgtgccatgacactcaaaattgagctcaggtgcaatCTGTTTGATTGGAGTccgcctgtggtaaattcagttgattgaatatgatttggaaaggcacacatctgtctatataaggtcccacagttaacagtgcatgtcacagcacaaaccaagccatgaagtccaaggaattgtctgtagacctgcAAAGccggattgtatcaaggcacagatcttggGATgtaatcaagcatggtggtgggagtgtcattttctggcactgcatgagtgctgccggcactggggagctacagttcaatgagggaaccagaaatgcaacatgtactgtgatatactgaagcagagcatgatcccctcccttcggagactgggccgcagggcagtattccaacatgataacgaccccaaacacacctccaagacgagcaCTGCctaagaagctgaaggtaaaggtgatggactggccaagcatttctccagacctaaaccctattgagcatctgaggggcatcctcaaatggaaggtggaggagcgcaaggtctctaacatccaccagctccgtgatgtcatcatggaggagtggaagagaactccagtggcaacctgtgaagctctcgtgaactccatacccaagagggttaaggcagtgctggaaaataatggtggccacacaaaatattgacactttg
This window of the Aquarana catesbeiana isolate 2022-GZ linkage group LG01, ASM4218655v1, whole genome shotgun sequence genome carries:
- the LOC141109068 gene encoding C-X-C motif chemokine 11-6-like, encoding MMDGKFIALLCSLLILQCVQGMSPLGRRRCHCIGRLSNSVDIKQIRKFEVFPESSRCEKMEVVAKLKNGEEKCLNPNAKLVKAILTRESTRSGKASGK